In a single window of the Zea mays cultivar B73 chromosome 5, Zm-B73-REFERENCE-NAM-5.0, whole genome shotgun sequence genome:
- the LOC103625762 gene encoding dof zinc finger protein DOF2.4-like → MVFSSVPVYLDPPNWSQHHHQPQQQQQQQHAQHGQLPSGGNGGGGGGMDTHAHHHHHQLPPVPPPPSGALMAPRPDMSAMVPAASGGGGPTSGGTAIRPGSMTERAKLAKIPQPEPGLKCPRCESTNTKFCYFNNYSLSQPRHFCKTCRRYWTRGGALRNVPVGGGCRRNKRTKSSKSNSSSAAASASGGAGGTSSSTSSTATGGSSSAGAIMPSHQGQLQPFLASLHHPLAGGGGGGDHYSTGASRLGFPGLSSLDPMDYHQFGAGAGAGASSAAIGLEQWRLPHIQQFPFLSGRPDPVQPTMSSIYPFDLEGHGGDAPGFPGGHMLGASKVPGSAGLITQLASVKMEDNPASAAMASSSPREFLSLPGNLQFWGGGGNNNGGASGNNGGGAGNGGGGGGGGAVAPGSSWVDLSGFNSSSSGNVL, encoded by the exons ATGGTCTTTTCTTCGGTTCCTGTCTACCTTGATCCACCCAATTGGAGCCAGCACCACCAccagccgcagcagcagcagcag CAACAGCACGCTCAACATGGCCAGCTTCCAAgtggcggcaacggcggcggcggcggcggcatggACACGCATgcgcatcatcatcatcatcagctgccgCCGGTGCCACCTCCTCCTAGCGGGGCTCTCATGGCTCCTCGCCCTGACATGTCGGCTATGGTCCCTGCTGCGAGCGGTGGTGGCGGGCCGACTAGCGGCGGCACCGCTATCCGTCCGGGCTCCATGACCGAGCGGGCCAAGCTCGCCAAGATCCCGCAGCCGGAGCCGGGGCTCAAGTGCCCGCGCTGCGAGTCCACCAACACCAAGTTCTGCTACTTCAACAACTACTCGCTCTCCCAGCCGCGCCACTTCTGCAAGACGTGCCGCCGGTACTGGACGCGCGGCGGCGCGCTCCGGAACGTCCCCGTGGGCGGCGGGTGCCGCCGTAACAAGCGCACCAAGTCGTCCAAGTCCAACTCGTCATCGGCCGCCGCCTCTGcttcaggcggcgcgggcgggaCGTCGTCGTCCACCTCGTCCACCGCTaccggcggcagcagcagcgCGGGCGCCATCATGCCGTCTCATCAGGGGCAGCTGCAGCCGTTCCTGGCCTCGTTGCACCACCCTcttgccggcggcggcggcggcggggatcACTACAGCACCGGCGCGTCAAGGTTAGGGTTCCCAGGACTGAGCTCGCTGGACCCCATGGACTACCACCAGttcggcgcgggcgcgggcgccggCGCCAGCAGCGCTGCCATCGGGCTAGAGCAGTGGCGTCTGCCGCATATACAGCAGTTCCCCTTCCTAAGCGGCCGCCCCGACCCCGTGCAACCAACAATGTCTAGCATTTACCCGTTCGACTTGGAAGGGCACGGCGGGGACGCTCCCGGCTTCCCCGGCGGGCACATGCTAGGTGCCTCCAAGGTGCCCGGCTCAGCCGGACTAATCACGCAGCTGGCATCGGTTAAGATGGAGGACAACCCAGCGTCTGCGGCGATGGCGAGCAGCTCGCCGAGGGAGTTCCTTAGCCTCCCTGGGAACCTCCAATTCTggggcggcggcggcaacaaCAACGGCGGTGCAAGTGGCAACAATGGAGGAGGCGCTGGCAAcggcggtggtggtggcggcggtggcgctGTCGCTCCGGGCAGCAGCTGGGTGGACCTGTCAGGATTCAACTCGTCTTCGTCTGGGAACGTCCTGTGA
- the LOC103625763 gene encoding LOW QUALITY PROTEIN: dof zinc finger protein DOF5.1 (The sequence of the model RefSeq protein was modified relative to this genomic sequence to represent the inferred CDS: inserted 1 base in 1 codon) yields the protein MVFSSVPVYLDPSNWSQHHQAQEQQQHAQHGQLPSDGGMDAHAHHHHDQPPPVRPPHGGALMAPRPDMAVVVSASGNGPTGGGSAIRAGSMSERARLAKIPQSEPGLKCPRCESTNTKFCYFNNYSLSQPXKSSKSNSSSVASAFGTGGTSSSISSTATGDSHTGTMMLSHQGQLQPFLALMQHPLVGGDHYNISASRLGFLGLSSLDPMDYHQFGTGAGASSATIGLEQWRLPQIQRFPFLSGQPDVVQPTMSGIYPFDMEGQSGDTPVLPGGHMLGGSKMPGSAGLITQLASVKMEDNPASVAMASSSSRDFLSVTGNLQFWVDDSDNDGASGNNEGGVGNAGGGSGGGAVAPGTSWVDLSGSTRLHPGNCCDEPFGLHASCS from the exons ATGGTCTTTTCTTCTGTTCCTGTCTACCTTGATCCATCCAATTGGAGCCAGCACCACCAGGCACAGGAGCAG CAACAACACGCTCAACATGGTCAGCTTCCAAGCGACGGCGGCATGGACGCGCATGCACATCATCATCATGATCAGCCGCCGCCGGTGCGACCACCTCATGGCGGGGCTCTCATGGCACCTCGCCCTGACATGGCAGTTGTGGTCTCGGCGAGCGGCAATGGGCCAACTGGCGGTGGCTCTGCTATCCGGGCAGGCTCCATGTCTGAGCGGGCCAGGCTCGCCAAGATCCCGCAGTCGGAGCCGGGGCTCAAGTGCCCGCGATGCGAGTCCACCAACACCAAGTTCTGCTACTTCAACAACTACTCGCTCTCCCAGC CCAAGTCGTCTAAGTCCAACTCGTCATCGGTCGCCTCTGCTTTCGGCACGGGCGGGACGTCGTCATCCATCTCGTCCACCGCTACCGGCGATAGCCACACGGGCACCATGATGCTTTCTCATCAGGGACAACTGCAACCCTTCCTAGCCTTGATGCAGCACCCCCTCGTCGGCGGGGATCACTACAACATCAGCGCGTCAAGGTTAGGGTTCCTAGGACTAAGCTCACTAGACCCCATGGATTACCACCAGTTCGGCACGGGCGCCGGCGCCAGCAGCGCTACAATTGGGCTAGAGCAGTGGCGCTTGCCACAGATACAACGGTTCCCCTTCCTAAGCGGCCAACCTGACGTCGTGCAACCGACAATGTCTGGTATTTACCCATTCGACATGGAAGGACAGAGTGGGGACACTCCCGTCTTACCTGGCGGGCACATGCTGGGTGGCTCGAAGATGCCCGGCTCAGCCGGCCTGATCACGCAGCTCGCATCGGTTAAGATGGAGGACAACCCAGCGTCCGTGGCGATGGCGAGCAGCTCATCTAGGGATTTCCTTAGTGTCACTGGGAACCTCCAATTCTGGGTCGacgacagcgacaacgacggtGCAAGTGGCAACAATGAAGGAGGCGTTGGCAACGCCGGAGGTGGCAGTGGCGGTGGCGCGGTCGCTCCAGGCACCAGCTGGGTGGACCTGTCAGGATCAACTCGTCTTCATCCGGGAAATTGCTGTGACGAACCCTTCGGTCTGCATGCTAGCTGCAGTTGA